CTCGGCGGTGGCGTTGCGCCACAGCGACCAGCGGCCGTAGTAGCCGGGGGCGACCTTCTGCGCCTGCTGCCGCTTGGTGATGTCGGAGAGCTCGTCCTTGGTCGCGAAGTCGAGGTAGGCGCGGCCCTGCCGCAGCAGCTCCCGCACGTAGGTGAGGTAGATCCGCTCCCGTGCCGACTGCGCGTACGGGCCGTAGTCGCCGCCGCGGTCGACGTCCTCGTCGGCGGAGAGGCCGAAGTAGTCGAAGGCGCGGCCGAACTGCTCGAGGGCGCCTTCGACCTCGCGGGACTGGTCGGTGTCCTCGATGCGCACCAGGTAGCGGCCACCGGTGCGGCGCGCGAGGTCCTGGTCGATGGTGGCGACGTAGATCCCGCCGATGTGCACGAACCCGGTCGGCGAGGGGCCGAACCGGGTGACCAGGGCGCCTTCGGGCAGCTCGCGAGCCGGGTACTGCTGTTCCCAGTGCTGCGGCTCGGGGAGGTCTGCGGGGAACAGCGCGTCGATGACAGCTCGGTCCAGCATCGGGGGTCAGGTCTCCTGGCGTTGTGCAGCGCAAATCATGCGTGGATAGGTGGCCAACACGGTAACGCAGTCACCTGACGAGCAGTGGGACCAGCTGTTCCCGCGCGGTGAGCGACCCGTGCTGGCCGAGGAAGCCGCTGGTGTCCGCCTCGGCCGCCGAGCGGACCATGACCAGGGAGTCCCTGGCCGCCACGACGAGATCACCGATGCGGTCCCGCGCCAGGTCGCTCACGCGGGGGCCGAACCAGCCGTCGCGCACGGCCTCCTCGCGGGTGGCGATCCAGGCGCGGTCACCGAGCACGTCGGCCCAGCACGCGCGCACGTCGTCGGTGGCCCCGGCCCGGGTGTAGAGGTGGCGGACGCGGGCTTCACCGCCGAGCAGCCGCACACCGTCCCGCAGGTGTTCGCCGGCGTCGATGTCGATCTTGTCGGTGGCGGCGACCATGCCGTGGTCGGCGGTCACCACCAGCGTGCTGTCGCTGGGGAGGTCACCGGCCAGGGAGGCCGCGAGGTGGTCGACGAAGCCGAGCTGCCGCCGCCACGGCTCGCTGCCCGGGCCGTAGAGGTGGCCGATCGCATCGAGGTCCGCGTGGTAGGCGTAGCAGAACACCCGCCCTGGTTCCCGCATCGCGTCCATCGCGCGGCTGACGAGGTCTCCGAGCGCGTGCGTGCCGCGGAAGTGACCTCCGCGCAGCACCGCGCGGGAGAGCCCGCTGCGTTCGTGCACGCGGGGAACGACCAGGCGCACGGCCACCCCTGCGGCTTCGGCGAGCTGCCACACCGTCGGGTTCGGCTGGACGTCCTCCGGCACGAGGATCGAGCGGAGATCGACGCGCTCGGGCACACCATGACGGTGCCACCGCAGGGTGTTGAGCACTTCGTCGTCGACAGCGAAGGAGTAGCCGACCACGCCGTGCTCCCCGGCAGGAGTCCCCGTGCCCAGCGAGGCGAGACTGGTCGCGGTGGTGGCCGGGAAGCCACACGTGATCGCGCGGCCGGCCCCGGCGAGGGACGTCAGGAACGGCGCGTCGGACGCGTGCTCTTCGAGTAGCTGCCAACCCAGACCGTCCACCAGCAGCAGGCACACCTTCCGCGCCGGGGCGAACCCGATGACGTCGACCGCGCCGGGAACGCCGAGCGCGGCCAGCAACGACGGGGCTACGTCGGCGAGCGAGCCCACCCCGTACGCGGGCACCAGGGGTTCCACCGACCCGATGTTAGGGCGTGTGCTCAAGAGCGGGGCAGCGGACGCGTTTGTCCTGGCGCCGCCGGGCAAACGTCCGCTCGAGCGGTGCTTGACAGTGATGGTCGTCGTGCCCGGGGGTATCCGTGTCCGGTCGAGCACTACATGCCGTTCCGGTCGTGCGTTTGCCGGCAGTGGGTTCGGGAAGGGAATTGTTCGAGTTGTGACTGCGTAGCTGAAGTCGTTGGTTGGGTGTGAGGGGACGTGACCAGGCAAGCGGGTGTGCTGCCGCTTGAGGTGTCCAGCTTCGTGGACCGTCGTGCGGAGCGGGGCGAGCTCAAGCGCCTGCTGATGGTGTCGCGGTTGGTGACCGTGACCGGGGTCGGCGGGGTGGGCAAGACCCGGTTGGCGTTGCGGGTGTCCAGCGAGACTCGCAAGGGCTTCGCCGACGGGGTGTGGTGGGTGGAGCTGTCGGCGTTGGAGGATGCCGGCCTGCTCCCTCACTTCGTGGCCGAGGTGCTGGGGTTGCAGGATGCCTCGTTGCGCCCGTTGGAGGAGGTGCTGGCCGACTTCGTGGCGGCGCGGCAGATGCTGTTGGTGCTGAACACTTGTGAGCATCTGGTGGACGCCTGTGCGGAGTTGGTGGGCCGGTTGTTGCGGGCCGCCCCGGATCTGCGGGTGCTGGCGACCAGCCGACAACCCTTGGGGATCATCGGGGAGCAGGTGTTCGCGACGCCGCCCTTGGCCGTGCGACAGCGGAATCGGGCCGAGATCGCCGACGGCGTGGAGCTGTTCGTCGAGCGGGCGCAGGCGGTCGACCCGGATTTCATGTTGACCGAGGACAACCGCGAGGCGGTGGTTCGGTTGTGCCGCCGCCTCGACGGCATCCCCTTGGCGATCGAGCTGGCCGCGGTGCGATTGCGGGTCCTGTCGGCGCACGGCGTGCTGGATCGCCTTGGCGACCGGTTCAGGCTGTTGACCGGCGGAAGCCGGGTTGGACCGGCCCGGCACGGGACCCTGCAGGCCGCTATCGCGTGGAGTTACGAGTTGTGCACACCGGCCGAGCGCCTGCTGTGGGCTCGGGTGTCGACCTTCGCCGGCACAACGGATCTGTGCGCGATCGAGGAGGTCTGCGCCGACGACCGGCTCCCGGCCGGGGACGTGCTGGGGCTGGTGGTGGAGCTGGTGGACAAGTCGATCCTGTTGCGCGAGGAGCCCGCCGGTAGGGGGCGGTACCGGTTGCTGGACACCTTGCGGGCCTTCGGTCAGGAGCAACTGCAGCGGTCCGGCGAGCACCTGGAGTTGCGGCGGCGGCATCGGGACCACTACCTGCGTCTGGCCAAGCGATTCGAAGCCGACTGGTGCGGCCCGGACCAGGTGATGTGGTACCGGCGGCTGAGCCAGGAACACACCAACCTGCGGGCCGCTCTCGACTTCTGCCTGAGCAACCGGGCGGAGCACCAAGCCGGACTCGAGCTGGCGGGTGCGTTGTGCGAGTTCTGGATGGCCTTTGGGTTCGTCCGAGAAGGGCGGCACTACCTGGACCGGGCGCTGGCACTGGACCTGCCGCCGAGCCCGGTCTTGGTCACCGCGCTGTGGGTCTGCGCCTGGTTGGCCGTTGCTCAAGGCGACTTCACCGCGGTGGAAGCCAGGCTTGCCCAATGCCGGCTCCATGCCCGGCAGCACGGTGACACCGGGACCGCTGGGTGGATCGCCTGTGTCGCTGGAATAGGCGCTATGTACCGCGGTGACCAGCCGAA
The window above is part of the Allokutzneria albata genome. Proteins encoded here:
- a CDS encoding ATP-binding protein — translated: MTRQAGVLPLEVSSFVDRRAERGELKRLLMVSRLVTVTGVGGVGKTRLALRVSSETRKGFADGVWWVELSALEDAGLLPHFVAEVLGLQDASLRPLEEVLADFVAARQMLLVLNTCEHLVDACAELVGRLLRAAPDLRVLATSRQPLGIIGEQVFATPPLAVRQRNRAEIADGVELFVERAQAVDPDFMLTEDNREAVVRLCRRLDGIPLAIELAAVRLRVLSAHGVLDRLGDRFRLLTGGSRVGPARHGTLQAAIAWSYELCTPAERLLWARVSTFAGTTDLCAIEEVCADDRLPAGDVLGLVVELVDKSILLREEPAGRGRYRLLDTLRAFGQEQLQRSGEHLELRRRHRDHYLRLAKRFEADWCGPDQVMWYRRLSQEHTNLRAALDFCLSNRAEHQAGLELAGALCEFWMAFGFVREGRHYLDRALALDLPPSPVLVTALWVCAWLAVAQGDFTAVEARLAQCRLHARQHGDTGTAGWIACVAGIGAMYRGDQPKAVALTGRAVELHRSRDVQCTGLTGALAAHAMALAFAGESDRAVAAAEECRAVCEQYGERWMRSYADYMRTLAELGRGEPATAEYYAREALRFKRQLGDSLGIAYALDALALAAAAGQAERSAQLLGIADRLWRTIGTPQAGSRDLRAARESCEHQARAALGDTAYQAAFDAGQAMDLDTAIAYALDENPPQPTEPSPQSVNWMPLTRREREVAGLIAQGLTNQQIATHLVIAKRTADTHVGHILTKLGFDTRAQIAAWVAAQSPTRAGKE
- a CDS encoding alkaline phosphatase family protein encodes the protein MEPLVPAYGVGSLADVAPSLLAALGVPGAVDVIGFAPARKVCLLLVDGLGWQLLEEHASDAPFLTSLAGAGRAITCGFPATTATSLASLGTGTPAGEHGVVGYSFAVDDEVLNTLRWHRHGVPERVDLRSILVPEDVQPNPTVWQLAEAAGVAVRLVVPRVHERSGLSRAVLRGGHFRGTHALGDLVSRAMDAMREPGRVFCYAYHADLDAIGHLYGPGSEPWRRQLGFVDHLAASLAGDLPSDSTLVVTADHGMVAATDKIDIDAGEHLRDGVRLLGGEARVRHLYTRAGATDDVRACWADVLGDRAWIATREEAVRDGWFGPRVSDLARDRIGDLVVAARDSLVMVRSAAEADTSGFLGQHGSLTAREQLVPLLVR